A single Gammaproteobacteria bacterium DNA region contains:
- a CDS encoding helix-turn-helix domain-containing protein: protein MIRYHLKELIAEKEFQTGKRLSLKEIADATGIHLSTLSRIANQKAPNTTIGNLEKICNFLNCKIQDLVEFLPDE, encoded by the coding sequence ATGATCCGATACCACCTGAAGGAGCTAATAGCAGAGAAGGAATTCCAAACGGGGAAAAGGCTCAGTTTGAAAGAGATTGCCGATGCGACTGGAATTCATTTATCAACCCTGTCACGAATCGCCAACCAAAAGGCACCGAACACGACCATTGGGAATCTTGAAAAAATTTGCAATTTTTTAAATTGTAAAATTCAGGATCTGGTGGAGTTTCTACCAGATGAATGA